One genomic segment of Mastomys coucha isolate ucsf_1 unplaced genomic scaffold, UCSF_Mcou_1 pScaffold22, whole genome shotgun sequence includes these proteins:
- the Fkbp6 gene encoding inactive peptidyl-prolyl cis-trans isomerase FKBP6 isoform X2 produces MGGSTRGPGALEGDDVLGQSPYERLSQRMLDISGDRGVLKDIIREGAGDPVTPDASVLVKYSGYLEHMDKPFDSNCFRKTPRLMKLGEDITLWGMELGLLSMRRGELARFLFKPTYAYGTLGCPPLIPPNATVLFEIELIDFLDSAESDKFCALSAEQQEQFPLQKVLKVAATEREFGNYLFRQNRFCDAKVRYKRALLLLHRRLAICEEQHLVEPAELLVLLNLSFVYLKLDRPAMALRYGEQALLIDKRNAKALFRCGQACLLLTEYEQARDFLVRAQKEQPCNHDINNELKKLSSHYRDYVDREREMCHRMFAACGSGSSVGGN; encoded by the exons ATGGGTGGTAGCACTCGAGGCCCGGGAGCCCTGGAAGGGGACGATGTCCTGGGCCAG TCTCCCTATGAGCGATTAAGTCAACGCATGTTGGACATTTCCGGCGACCGAGGTGTGCTGAAGGACATCATCCGAGAGGGCGCTGGCGATCCTGTGACACCCGATGCTTCTGTGCTGG TGAAGTATTCTGGATACCTGGAGCACATGGACAAGCCTTTCGACTCTAACTGCTTTAGGAAAACACCTCGGCTAATGAAACTCGGAGAAG ATATTACACTCTGGGGCATGGAGCTGGGCCTTCTAAGCATGCGCAGAGGGGAACTGGCCAGGTTCCTATTCAAGCCAACCTATGCTTATGGCACCCTGGGGTGCCCGCCCCTCATCCCTCCAAATGCCACTGTCCTGTTTGAGATCGAGCTGATTGACTTCCTGGACTCTGCTGAGTCGGACAAGTTTTGTGCACTCTCAGCT GAGCAGCAAGAACAGTTTCCACTCCAGAAAGTCCTCAAAGTAGCAGCAACTGAGAGGGAGTTTGGCAACTACCTTTTCCGCCAGAATCGCTTCTGTGATGCCAAAGTGAGATACAAGCGG gcCTTGCTGCTGCTTCATCGACGCTTGGCCATCTGTGAGGAGCAGCACTTGGTAGAACCTGCTGAGCTTCTAGTCCTCCTTAACCTGTCCTTTGTGTACCTGAAGCTAGACCGACCTGCCATGGCCCTGCGCTATGGGGAGCAGGCTCTGCTCATTGACAAAAGGAATGCCAAGGCCCTCTTCAGGTGTGGACAG GCTTGCCTCCTCCTAACTGAGTATGAACAGGCTCGGGATTTTCTAGTGCGAGCTCAGAAGGAGCAGCCCTGCAACCATGACATCAATAATGAGCTGAAAAAGCTGTCCAG CCACTACAGGGACTAtgtagacagagaaagagagatgtgtCACCGGATGTTTGCTGCCTGTGGAAGTGGCTCTTCAGTGGGAGGAAACTGA
- the Fkbp6 gene encoding inactive peptidyl-prolyl cis-trans isomerase FKBP6 isoform X1, whose translation MSVFSRLRNGIPPSRDDCQSPYERLSQRMLDISGDRGVLKDIIREGAGDPVTPDASVLVKYSGYLEHMDKPFDSNCFRKTPRLMKLGEDITLWGMELGLLSMRRGELARFLFKPTYAYGTLGCPPLIPPNATVLFEIELIDFLDSAESDKFCALSAEQQEQFPLQKVLKVAATEREFGNYLFRQNRFCDAKVRYKRALLLLHRRLAICEEQHLVEPAELLVLLNLSFVYLKLDRPAMALRYGEQALLIDKRNAKALFRCGQACLLLTEYEQARDFLVRAQKEQPCNHDINNELKKLSSHYRDYVDREREMCHRMFAACGSGSSVGGN comes from the exons ATGAGTGTCTTCTCGCGCCTCAGGAATGGAATCCCCCCGTCGCGAGACGACTGCCAG TCTCCCTATGAGCGATTAAGTCAACGCATGTTGGACATTTCCGGCGACCGAGGTGTGCTGAAGGACATCATCCGAGAGGGCGCTGGCGATCCTGTGACACCCGATGCTTCTGTGCTGG TGAAGTATTCTGGATACCTGGAGCACATGGACAAGCCTTTCGACTCTAACTGCTTTAGGAAAACACCTCGGCTAATGAAACTCGGAGAAG ATATTACACTCTGGGGCATGGAGCTGGGCCTTCTAAGCATGCGCAGAGGGGAACTGGCCAGGTTCCTATTCAAGCCAACCTATGCTTATGGCACCCTGGGGTGCCCGCCCCTCATCCCTCCAAATGCCACTGTCCTGTTTGAGATCGAGCTGATTGACTTCCTGGACTCTGCTGAGTCGGACAAGTTTTGTGCACTCTCAGCT GAGCAGCAAGAACAGTTTCCACTCCAGAAAGTCCTCAAAGTAGCAGCAACTGAGAGGGAGTTTGGCAACTACCTTTTCCGCCAGAATCGCTTCTGTGATGCCAAAGTGAGATACAAGCGG gcCTTGCTGCTGCTTCATCGACGCTTGGCCATCTGTGAGGAGCAGCACTTGGTAGAACCTGCTGAGCTTCTAGTCCTCCTTAACCTGTCCTTTGTGTACCTGAAGCTAGACCGACCTGCCATGGCCCTGCGCTATGGGGAGCAGGCTCTGCTCATTGACAAAAGGAATGCCAAGGCCCTCTTCAGGTGTGGACAG GCTTGCCTCCTCCTAACTGAGTATGAACAGGCTCGGGATTTTCTAGTGCGAGCTCAGAAGGAGCAGCCCTGCAACCATGACATCAATAATGAGCTGAAAAAGCTGTCCAG CCACTACAGGGACTAtgtagacagagaaagagagatgtgtCACCGGATGTTTGCTGCCTGTGGAAGTGGCTCTTCAGTGGGAGGAAACTGA